A section of the Streptomyces sp. NBC_01591 genome encodes:
- a CDS encoding VOC family protein codes for MLKTYARLWTDESDTSLALLRELTGAEPDLRFAFDSIELAAIGDFLVIAGPPAERARYSHASATVIVNDLDTLTKTLATAGAEIATPESTSATGRFLYARHRGGAEVEYVEWVPELVERIVQV; via the coding sequence ATTCTCAAGACGTACGCACGCCTGTGGACCGACGAGTCGGACACATCGCTGGCGCTGCTGCGCGAACTGACCGGCGCAGAACCCGATCTCCGCTTCGCCTTCGACTCCATCGAACTCGCAGCAATCGGTGACTTCCTCGTCATCGCCGGTCCGCCCGCGGAGCGTGCCCGCTATTCCCACGCCAGCGCCACCGTGATCGTCAACGACCTCGATACCCTGACCAAGACGCTCGCGACCGCCGGCGCCGAGATCGCCACACCGGAAAGCACCAGTGCCACCGGTCGGTTCCTGTACGCGCGCCATCGCGGCGGCGCAGAGGTCGAGTACGTGGAATGGGTCCCGGAGTTGGTGGAGCGCATCGTGCAGGTATAG